Proteins encoded by one window of Lathyrus oleraceus cultivar Zhongwan6 chromosome 1, CAAS_Psat_ZW6_1.0, whole genome shotgun sequence:
- the LOC127090291 gene encoding uncharacterized protein LOC127090291, with amino-acid sequence MAPPKSSSSKNSKKAQDLTLHPAHDLKGPMTIGNQQYVPEPPNEREKECIYKSQVLIPVLVSGICHAMLGPLPNPDIKPDLLKDFFPTYFHTKPIGAGVKPQPQKKTVEQNDPQSSTDDGELSLTYLNYTRIFRTCPWSKDPSDYLSWLDKVEKIKGDFWKEVGIFDLIQLSRAGPNICPNMLLTSLYFWDSTYNTFHLPCGMVTPTLFDAVAIVGLRPNGIDFNPTNLNEDTIAFDTSFAPYSLFMSHYHDKDTTEVSDVEHIAFLTLWLSKYVFCPRSLQVAKRFITMANQLHAGTKLCLSEMILANLYEFLSESVNLLKTIKDQGKIHLSGPFWLLQLWLNATFEASLPVEQEVDEEQVKDKTVEWPRLVQLTPTDEGISLRQAFKSYVMMFAKRYHFTSTMAPFASRKIGPEWFTQQLPLEMQKDENIFLDVWESFLTPRLLFSHRNTIKTQIALIVYQPNLVARQFGLIQIKPRPIFPKKGSIIFYNSLHNEEESKELSKKLTDDSLDIRPVIFRPSFLCTLEFDEWWKDYYSTRFFDVTTFTTHLTNAFAFVQDRTKKAVKIPTKKTSVEASPSAAKKPSTKVSRKAPPVQKRTKEEEKEEKRVSNEESGDESLEPNPPPPQKKKIKKVSSQRSIVKSANKDSPSTPIAKLQSKDTESGKSSLNTEIPETQLDVEGNPEKTLEKTVQEEDVPKNDHDRQTVAEFDAPASEASEDDSPPHPGLNVANKGDDTDMETEVEDDHEEETAKDKDDQSKQQDGGQILGRSTQPAPDQTKGSAISTGSTGFSREELESLKVQKPLEYLKAMLSARFNFQDSSQSSSTTSGTTSEAPSLANVLTKIKTKILDVDLFKVLEENALAHIKLKKILKQINVLETSVEVGNLHRQRDLSQQISTKSETQAAEWDAVATSTDKVSKLQQLSETYIKEVAACDDNIQKWEKQITALQEKISQEKKRRASIQQPKQNEIDDELKSN; translated from the exons ATGGCTCCTCCAAAATCTTCTAGTAGCAAAAATTCTAAGAAGGCTCAAGATTTAACTCTTCATCCTGCGCATGATTTGAAGGGACCAATGACTATTGGAAACCAACAATATGTTCCTGAACCTCCCAATGAGAGAGAGAAGGAATGTATATATAAATCCCAGGTATTAATTCCTGTTCTTGTTTCTGGAATTTGTCACGCTATGTTAGGTCCACTTCCCAATCCAGATATTAAACCAGATCTTTTAAAAGATTTTTTTCCCACCTATTTCCATACCAAACCCATAGGTGCTGGAGTGAAACCTCAACCTCAAAAGAAAACTGTAGAACAAAATGACCCACAAAGTTCAACTGATGATGGAGAGTTGAGTTTAACTTATTTGAATTACACTAGGATCTTCAGAACCTGTCCATGGTCGAAAGACCCTTCAGACTATTTATCTTGGCTAGATAAAGTTGAAAAAATTAAAGGAGATTTCTGGAAGGAAGTAGGTATTTTTGACCTCATTCAATTGTCGAGAGCAGGACCCAACATTTGCCCCAATATGCTTTTAACTTCCCTCTATTTTTGGGACAGTACCTATAACACTtttcaccttccttgtgggatggttacgcccACTCTCTTCGACGCAGTAGCCATCGTTGGCCTTCGCCCTAATGGGATAGATTTCAACCCCACCAACCTAAATGAAGACACTATAGCTTTCGACACTAGCTTTGCTCCATACTCTTTATTCATGTCTCATTATCATGACAAGGATACCACAGAAGTCTCGGATGTCGAACATATAGCCTTTTTGACTCTGTGGCTATCAAAATATGTGTTTTGCCCTCGTTCCCTCCAAGTTGCCAAGAGATTCATCACTATGGCCAATCAGCTTCACGCAGGAACCAAACTATGCTTAAGTGAAATGATTTTGGCGAATCTTTATGAATTCTTGAGTGAGAGTGTAAATCTTTTGAAAACCATCAAAGACCAAGGTAAAATCCATTTGTCAGGACCTTTCTGGCTTTTAcaattatggctcaatgccacctttgAAGCTTCTCTTCCTGTAGAACAAGAAGTGGACGAAGAACAAGTGAAGGACAAAACTGTCGAATGGCCTAGGTTGGTGCAActaacgccaactgatgaaggaattagccttcgacaagctttcaaAAGTTATGTCATGATGTTTGCCAAAAGGTATCAttttacttcgaccatggcacccTTTGCTAGTAGGAAAATTGGACCTGaatggtttacccaacaactgccctTGGAAATGCAGAAGGATGAGAATATATTTTTGGATGTGTGGGAATCCTTTTTAACCCCCAGGCTCCTTTTTTCCCATCGTAACACAATCAAAACCCAAATAGCTTTGATAGTCTACCAACCCAATCTCGTTGCTAGACAGTTCGGCTTGATCCAAATAAAGCCTCGACCCATCTTCCCGAAGAAAGGGTCTATCATTTTTTACAACTCCCTTCATAATGAAGAGGAAAGCAAAGAGCTGTCGAAGAAGCTGACTGATGACTCTCTTGATATTCGACCAGTGATCTTTCGACCATCTTTTCTCTGTACTCTTGAGTTTGATGAGtggtggaaggattattattcTACCAGATTTTTTGACGTAACGACTTTCACTACACATTTAACAAATGCTTTTGCTTTcgtgcaggatcggaccaaaaaag ccgtaAAGATTCCTACCAAGAAAACTTCTGTCGAAGCGTCACCAAGTGCTGCTAAGAAAccttcgacaaag gtaagtcgaaaagCCCCACCAGTCCAAAAAAGAACGAAAGAAGAggagaaagaagaaaagagagTTTCCAATGAAGAATCTGGTGATGAATCTCTAGAGCCAAACCCCCCTCCTCCTcagaagaagaaaataaaaaaggtctcttcccaaagatccATTGTTAAGTCAGCTAACAAAGATTCTCCAAGTACTCCAATTGCCAAACTTCAGTCGAAGGATACAGAGAGTGGGAAATCTAGTCTTAATACTGAGATTCCTGAG ACACAATTGGATGTCGAAGGGAACCCTGAGAAAACTCTGGAAAAGACAGTCCAAGAAGAGGATGTCCCCAAAAATGACCATGACAGGCAGACTGTAGCAGAATTCGACGCTCCAGCAAGTGAAGCTTCTGAAGACGAttctcctcctcatccaggattaaATGTTGCCAATAAGGGTGATGATACTGACATGGAGACTGAGGTCGAAGATGACCATGAAGAAGAAACTGCTAAAGATAAGGATGACCAGTCGAAACAACAAGATGGTGGGCAAATTTTAGGACGAAGCACTCAACCCGCTCCCGACCAGACCAAAGGAAGTGCCATATCAACTGGTTCGACTGGTTTCTCTCGTGAAGAGCTTGAGAGTCTCAAAGTGCAGAAACCCTTAGAATATCTGAAGGCCATGCTTAGCGCTCGTTTTAATTTTCAAGATTCTTCGCAAAGCAGTTCGACTACCTCTGGGACCACTTCTGAAGCGCCATCTCTCGCCAACGTTTTGACCAAGATTAAgacgaaaatccttgatgttgATTTGTTCAAAGTTTTAGAAGAAAACGCCCTTGCTCATATTAAACTCAAGAAGATTTTAAAACAAATAAACGTCTTGGAAACTTCGGTTGAGGTTGGca ACCTTCATCGTCAAAGAGATCTCTCCCAGCAAATCTCCACAAAATCTGAGACTCAAGCTGCTGAATGGGATGCTGTTGCAacttcgactgacaaagtttcaaagCTGCAGCAGCTTTCTGAAACTTATATCAAAGAAGTTGCTGCGTGTGATGATAATATCCAGAAATGGGAGAAGCAAATAACAGCTCTTCAAGAAAAAATCTCCCAAGAGAAAAAGCGCAGAGCATCCATACAACAACCTAAGCAAAATGAGATTGACGACGAACTGAAG TCGAATTAG